In Thermus islandicus DSM 21543, one genomic interval encodes:
- a CDS encoding aspartate kinase, producing the protein MALVVQKYGGTSVGDLERIHKVAQRIAHYRERGHRLAVVVSAMGHTTDELIALAKRVHPRPPFRELDLLTTTGEQVSVALLSLQLWAMGIPARGFVQHQIGILTDGRYGDARILEVNPGRIQEALDQGFVAVIAGFMGTTREGEITTLGRGGSDTTAVAIAAALGARECEIYTDTEGVYTTDPHLIPEARKLPVIGYDQMLEMAALGARVLHPRAVYYAKRYGVVLHVRSSFSYNPGTLVKEVGMEMGKAVTGVALDLDHAQIGLIGIPDQPGIAAKVFQALAERGIAVDMIIQGVPGHDPSRQQMAFTVKKDFAQEALEALEPVLAEIGGEAVLRPEIAKVSIVGVGLASAPEIPARMFQAVASTGANIEMIATSEVRISVIIPAAYAEAALRAVHQAFELDQA; encoded by the coding sequence ATGGCCCTGGTGGTTCAGAAGTACGGTGGCACCTCTGTAGGCGACCTGGAGCGCATCCACAAGGTGGCCCAGCGCATCGCGCACTACCGGGAGAGGGGGCACAGGCTCGCGGTGGTGGTCTCGGCCATGGGGCACACCACGGACGAGCTCATCGCCCTGGCCAAGCGGGTTCACCCAAGACCTCCCTTCCGCGAGCTGGACCTCCTCACCACCACGGGGGAGCAGGTTTCCGTGGCCCTCCTTTCCTTGCAGCTTTGGGCCATGGGGATCCCCGCCCGGGGGTTCGTTCAGCACCAGATCGGGATCCTGACCGACGGGCGCTACGGGGACGCCCGCATCCTGGAGGTGAACCCGGGGCGGATCCAGGAGGCCCTGGACCAGGGCTTTGTGGCGGTCATCGCTGGCTTCATGGGCACCACGAGGGAGGGGGAGATCACCACCCTGGGCCGGGGGGGCTCGGACACCACCGCCGTGGCCATCGCGGCTGCCCTTGGGGCCAGGGAGTGCGAGATCTACACGGACACCGAGGGGGTCTACACCACCGACCCCCACCTGATCCCCGAGGCCCGGAAGCTCCCCGTGATCGGCTACGACCAGATGCTGGAGATGGCGGCCCTGGGGGCGAGGGTCCTCCACCCCCGGGCGGTGTACTACGCCAAACGCTACGGGGTGGTCCTCCACGTGCGCTCTAGCTTCTCCTACAACCCCGGTACCCTGGTGAAGGAGGTCGGTATGGAGATGGGCAAAGCGGTGACGGGCGTGGCCCTGGACCTGGACCACGCCCAGATCGGCCTCATCGGCATCCCGGACCAGCCGGGCATCGCCGCCAAGGTTTTCCAGGCCCTGGCGGAAAGGGGCATCGCCGTGGACATGATCATCCAGGGGGTGCCCGGGCACGACCCCTCGCGGCAGCAGATGGCCTTCACGGTGAAGAAGGACTTCGCCCAGGAGGCCCTCGAGGCCCTGGAGCCCGTCCTCGCCGAGATCGGGGGGGAGGCGGTGCTCAGGCCCGAGATCGCCAAGGTTTCCATCGTGGGCGTGGGCCTGGCCTCGGCCCCGGAGATCCCCGCCAGGATGTTCCAGGCGGTGGCCTCCACCGGGGCCAACATAGAGATGATCGCCACCAGCGAGGTGCGGATCTCCGTCATCATCCCGGCGGCCTACGCCGAGGCGGCCCTGAGGGCGGTGCACCAGGCCTTTGAGCTGGACCAGGCCTGA
- a CDS encoding phosphoribosyltransferase: protein MERLHLSWEDLLRLVRRLAEEVSGEAFDLLLGVARGGLIPTALLAQALGVRDLLTAAVMFYEGEEPLPEPVFLQFPPDPLLFGRRVLVVDDVWESGRTAYAVKARVLRAGGTPLVATLHFKPGRNRVPDRPDFYAEETEAWVVYPWAPEAWPRG from the coding sequence ATGGAGCGCCTCCACCTCTCCTGGGAGGACCTTCTCCGGCTGGTCCGCCGCCTGGCGGAGGAGGTCTCCGGGGAGGCGTTTGACCTCCTTTTGGGCGTGGCCCGGGGGGGCCTGATCCCCACGGCCCTCCTGGCCCAGGCCCTAGGCGTCCGGGACCTCCTCACCGCGGCCGTGATGTTCTACGAGGGCGAGGAGCCTTTACCCGAGCCCGTCTTCCTCCAGTTCCCCCCCGATCCCCTTCTCTTCGGCCGGCGGGTCTTGGTGGTGGACGACGTCTGGGAATCAGGCCGGACCGCCTACGCCGTAAAAGCGAGGGTCCTGAGGGCAGGGGGGACGCCCCTCGTGGCCACCCTCCACTTCAAGCCCGGCCGGAACCGGGTGCCGGACCGGCCTGACTTCTACGCCGAGGAAACCGAGGCCTGGGTGGTCTACCCCTGGGCCCCGGAGGCCTGGCCCAGGGGGTAG
- a CDS encoding malate dehydrogenase, which translates to MKSPVRVAVTGAAGQIGYSLLFRIAAGEMLGKDQPVILKLLEIPQAMRALEGVIMELEDCAFPLLAGLEATDDPRVAFQEADYALLVGAAPRKAGMERRDLLEMNGRIFTEQGRALAEVAKRDVKVLVVGNPANTNALIAYKNAPGLDPRNFTAMTRLDHNRAKAQLAKKTGVGVDRIRKIAVWGNHSSTMFPDLFHAEVDGRPALELVDMEWYEKEFIPTVAGRGAAIIQARGASSAASAASAAIEHIRDWALGTLEGDWVSMAVPSQGEYGIPEGIVYSFPVTAKDGTYRIVEGLEIPAFARKRMEITAQELLEEMEQVKALGLI; encoded by the coding sequence ATGAAAAGCCCCGTTCGCGTGGCGGTCACCGGCGCCGCAGGCCAGATCGGCTACAGCCTCCTCTTCCGCATCGCCGCGGGGGAGATGCTGGGGAAGGACCAGCCCGTGATCCTGAAGCTCCTGGAGATCCCCCAGGCCATGAGAGCCCTGGAGGGGGTCATCATGGAGCTGGAGGACTGCGCCTTCCCCCTTCTCGCCGGCCTCGAGGCCACGGACGACCCCAGGGTGGCCTTCCAGGAGGCCGACTACGCCCTTTTGGTGGGGGCCGCCCCCAGGAAGGCGGGGATGGAGCGGCGGGACCTTCTGGAGATGAACGGCCGGATCTTCACCGAGCAGGGCCGGGCCCTCGCCGAGGTGGCCAAGCGGGACGTCAAGGTCCTGGTGGTGGGCAACCCCGCCAACACCAACGCCCTCATCGCCTACAAGAACGCCCCAGGCCTTGACCCCCGGAACTTCACCGCCATGACCCGGCTGGACCACAACCGGGCCAAGGCCCAGCTGGCCAAGAAGACCGGGGTGGGCGTGGACCGCATCCGCAAGATCGCCGTGTGGGGCAACCACTCCTCCACCATGTTCCCCGACCTCTTCCACGCCGAGGTGGACGGGAGGCCCGCCCTGGAGCTCGTGGACATGGAGTGGTACGAAAAGGAGTTCATCCCCACCGTGGCCGGGAGGGGGGCCGCCATCATCCAGGCCCGGGGGGCCAGTAGCGCCGCCAGCGCCGCCAGCGCCGCCATTGAGCACATCCGCGACTGGGCCCTGGGCACCCTCGAGGGGGACTGGGTTTCCATGGCCGTCCCCTCCCAGGGGGAGTACGGGATCCCCGAGGGGATCGTCTACTCCTTCCCCGTGACCGCCAAGGACGGCACCTACCGCATCGTGGAGGGGCTGGAGATCCCTGCGTTTGCCCGCAAGCGCATGGAGATCACAGCCCAGGAGCTTTTGGAGGAGATGGAGCAGGTGAAGGCCCTGGGCCTCATCTAA
- the dnaG gene encoding DNA primase, producing MDSLQAIEAIKRRLSLKEVVSRYVALKPAGRGRWKGLCPFHQEKTPSFYVDEEKGLFHCFGCKAGGDLIAFVERMEGLDFQAALERLAEEAGVELPRRGGVPNRRELYEVLRLAQAYFQEGLDAHPEARAYLEKRGLTPESVARFGLGYAPQRGEGLLAHLARHGVSPEEGFKAGVLAEKDGRYYDRFRGRLTFPIKDHLGRIVAFTGRALGEEGPKYLNSPETPLFRKREVLFAFPEAKAKLREGRAIVVEGLFDAIALHQMGFPETVAVLGSGLSEEQARLLKTQEVQEVYLAFDADEAGQKATLQSLDLETARKFLFYAVRLPVKDPGELLLHPKGPALFQKALEEALPEVEFRFQEAVKGLDLARPEHKRKVLEALTPRMLSPEPFDPVAERLKALVAERLGLSPKELSEYLLSRRRTRAAPPPPPPRAEPKDRTLLLELDVIALLLSLPEEHFREWVLYVADHVWPPEGSFLGEFLELARKEQRKEYLRSVLSRKEAGGILLERLILAPEVDPQRLPERMEKILARLREAYYLEKRVRLKELLKQSPSLELLREIQELDQAIEAERRIYRGL from the coding sequence ATGGATTCGCTTCAGGCCATAGAGGCCATCAAGCGCCGCCTCTCGCTTAAGGAGGTGGTCTCCCGCTACGTGGCCCTGAAGCCCGCGGGCCGGGGGCGCTGGAAGGGGCTCTGCCCCTTCCACCAGGAAAAGACCCCGAGCTTCTATGTGGACGAGGAGAAGGGCCTCTTCCACTGCTTCGGCTGCAAGGCCGGGGGGGACCTCATCGCCTTCGTGGAGCGTATGGAGGGCCTGGACTTCCAGGCCGCCCTGGAGCGCCTGGCGGAGGAGGCGGGGGTGGAGCTCCCGAGGCGGGGGGGTGTCCCGAACCGCCGGGAGCTCTACGAGGTCCTGAGGCTGGCCCAGGCCTACTTCCAGGAGGGGCTTGACGCCCACCCGGAGGCCCGGGCGTACTTGGAGAAGCGGGGCCTCACCCCGGAGAGCGTGGCCCGCTTTGGCCTGGGCTACGCCCCCCAAAGGGGGGAAGGCCTCCTCGCCCACCTCGCCCGCCATGGGGTGAGCCCGGAGGAAGGGTTCAAGGCAGGGGTGCTGGCGGAAAAGGACGGCCGGTACTACGACCGCTTCCGGGGCCGCCTCACCTTTCCCATCAAGGACCACCTGGGCCGGATCGTGGCCTTCACGGGTAGGGCCCTAGGGGAGGAGGGGCCCAAGTACCTGAACTCCCCGGAGACCCCCCTCTTCCGCAAGCGGGAGGTCCTCTTCGCTTTCCCCGAGGCCAAGGCCAAGCTCCGGGAGGGGCGGGCCATCGTGGTGGAAGGGCTTTTTGACGCCATCGCCCTGCACCAGATGGGCTTCCCCGAGACCGTGGCCGTGCTGGGCTCGGGGCTTTCCGAGGAGCAGGCGAGGCTTCTAAAGACCCAGGAGGTGCAGGAGGTCTACCTGGCCTTTGACGCGGACGAGGCCGGGCAGAAGGCCACCCTCCAGAGCCTGGACCTGGAGACGGCCCGGAAGTTTCTCTTCTACGCCGTGCGCCTCCCCGTCAAGGACCCCGGGGAGCTCCTCCTCCACCCCAAAGGCCCCGCCCTTTTCCAGAAGGCCCTGGAGGAAGCCCTGCCCGAGGTGGAGTTCCGCTTCCAAGAGGCGGTGAAGGGCCTGGACCTCGCCCGGCCCGAGCACAAGCGCAAGGTCCTCGAGGCCCTCACCCCGAGGATGCTCTCCCCCGAGCCCTTTGACCCGGTGGCTGAGAGGCTCAAAGCCCTGGTGGCGGAGCGCCTGGGCCTTTCCCCTAAGGAGCTCAGCGAGTACCTCCTGAGCCGGAGGCGGACCCGGGCCGCCCCGCCCCCCCCGCCCCCCCGGGCCGAGCCCAAGGACCGCACCCTCCTCTTGGAGCTAGACGTCATCGCCCTCCTCCTCTCCCTTCCCGAGGAGCACTTCCGGGAGTGGGTTCTGTACGTGGCCGACCACGTCTGGCCCCCCGAGGGCTCCTTCCTGGGGGAGTTTCTGGAGTTGGCCCGCAAGGAGCAACGCAAGGAATACCTGAGGTCCGTCCTGAGCCGCAAGGAGGCCGGCGGCATCCTCCTGGAGCGCCTCATCCTGGCCCCCGAGGTGGACCCCCAACGACTCCCCGAGAGGATGGAAAAGATCCTGGCCCGCCTACGGGAGGCCTACTACCTGGAAAAGCGGGTGAGGCTCAAGGAGCTTCTCAAACAGAGCCCCAGCCTGGAGCTCTTGCGGGAGATCCAGGAGCTGGACCAGGCCATAGAGGCGGAGAGGCGCATCTACCGTGGCCTCTAG
- a CDS encoding AAA family ATPase: protein MRCACGQKNPPEARFCMACGQPLGVLLPEERRFVCVVFFDLVRSSERFRKGLSTAYHDLQEALEEAARIARAHGGFVHRFLGDGVLVLFGAPRARGQEPWRALETALRMVRASPLPARAGVASGEALWAPLGSGQAGEPTVLGPPVVLAERLSKLAEPKEVLTEGHTLALAPGTETEPLGSREAKGLGPVEVHRVLRVRLSLGPEEEALLEHLHRVFQKPPARLNLVGPPGSGKSLLLDRFVEHPPFPPVVLERMGPETPLRATLLEAVERAFGTPEALLASAALPTKLEAAWRYSLGLLPRPGWSREALEGAILEAWRRVLLRLPRPLLLVLKDLHHPDPTLERLLREDFPHLLLLVESRRPLFAPHLALRGPKPPLLLTLQPALDALPPRERQALLAWGVLGEVPEELLKEVVGPFSRERLWREGLLLGNAPLPEVAQVARALVPEERQRAWHREAARFFRARQDLLPLARHLEEAGEAREAALTFRLLAQKAWREGHPEEAVPLYQRAMRADPSLEEALRPELQDALASLGLAPEAERGPRSEDPILQALGKAEHPLDLLPLLPGLKPYPREEAQARIHLAGALWRAFQPRRALEALDPFPPQAPPDLKLLERSLRAGLLMDLGRHEEAEACLGEAAQGDLEALARFRSTRLRLLVETGRLREALAEGEAAYREAPHPWLAAALLTAWALRGRLREDLLQEALKHPDGKGLALLALAHHRFSRGESPVRLLKEALKEARKLANPYVYHLALLSLALYRFAHAPVKAQALSQYLLYQTHRTGFAVHLELARLLRAQLLLEAGEKVDHLLGFTPSVPLTRGWRAALVGEGGEEDLRGYGILGRWVRSFGGSRGRVWIRFRP, encoded by the coding sequence ATGCGCTGCGCCTGCGGGCAGAAAAACCCTCCGGAGGCCCGGTTCTGTATGGCCTGCGGCCAGCCCTTGGGGGTTCTCCTGCCCGAGGAGCGGCGGTTCGTGTGCGTGGTCTTCTTTGACCTGGTGCGCTCCAGCGAGCGTTTCCGGAAGGGCCTAAGTACCGCCTACCACGACCTTCAGGAGGCCTTGGAGGAGGCCGCCCGCATCGCCCGGGCCCACGGGGGGTTCGTCCACCGCTTTCTGGGGGACGGCGTTTTGGTCCTCTTCGGGGCGCCGCGGGCCCGGGGCCAGGAACCTTGGCGGGCGCTGGAGACCGCCTTGAGGATGGTGCGCGCCTCCCCCCTTCCCGCCCGGGCCGGGGTGGCCAGCGGGGAGGCCCTCTGGGCCCCCCTGGGCAGCGGCCAGGCGGGGGAACCCACGGTGCTCGGACCCCCGGTGGTCCTGGCCGAACGGCTCTCCAAGCTGGCGGAGCCCAAAGAGGTCCTCACGGAGGGGCACACCCTCGCCCTGGCCCCCGGAACCGAGACCGAGCCCCTGGGCTCGAGGGAGGCCAAGGGGCTAGGCCCCGTGGAGGTCCACCGGGTCCTAAGGGTGCGCCTTTCCTTGGGCCCCGAAGAAGAGGCCCTCCTGGAACACCTCCACCGAGTCTTCCAGAAGCCCCCCGCCCGCCTCAACCTGGTGGGCCCGCCGGGGAGCGGGAAGAGCCTCCTTCTGGACCGGTTCGTGGAACACCCCCCCTTCCCCCCGGTGGTCCTAGAGCGCATGGGGCCCGAAACCCCCCTGAGGGCCACCCTCTTAGAGGCGGTGGAGAGGGCCTTCGGCACCCCAGAGGCCCTGCTCGCCTCCGCGGCCCTGCCAACGAAGCTGGAGGCGGCCTGGCGGTACAGCCTGGGCCTCCTACCCCGGCCTGGCTGGAGCCGGGAGGCCCTGGAGGGGGCGATCCTCGAGGCCTGGCGGCGCGTCCTCCTCCGCCTCCCCCGGCCCCTGCTCCTCGTGCTCAAGGACCTGCACCATCCCGATCCTACCCTGGAGAGGTTGCTCCGGGAGGACTTCCCCCACCTCCTCCTCCTGGTGGAGAGCCGTAGGCCCCTCTTCGCCCCCCACCTGGCCCTGAGGGGCCCCAAACCCCCCCTGCTCCTCACCCTGCAGCCCGCCCTGGACGCCCTCCCGCCCCGGGAGCGCCAGGCCCTCCTGGCCTGGGGGGTGCTGGGGGAGGTGCCGGAGGAGCTCCTAAAGGAGGTCGTCGGTCCCTTTTCCCGCGAGAGGCTCTGGCGGGAGGGGCTCCTTTTGGGAAACGCTCCCCTTCCCGAGGTGGCCCAGGTGGCCCGGGCCCTGGTGCCCGAGGAACGCCAAAGGGCCTGGCACCGGGAAGCGGCGCGCTTTTTCCGGGCGCGGCAGGACCTCCTCCCCCTCGCCCGGCACCTGGAGGAGGCAGGGGAAGCGCGGGAGGCGGCCCTCACCTTCCGCCTCCTGGCGCAAAAGGCCTGGCGGGAGGGGCACCCGGAGGAGGCCGTTCCCCTCTACCAGAGGGCCATGCGGGCCGACCCTTCCCTGGAGGAGGCCCTGCGGCCTGAGCTGCAGGACGCCCTGGCCTCCCTAGGCCTGGCCCCGGAGGCCGAGCGGGGCCCCAGGAGCGAGGACCCCATCCTCCAGGCCCTGGGGAAGGCGGAGCACCCCCTTGACCTCCTCCCCCTCCTGCCCGGCCTAAAGCCCTACCCGCGGGAGGAGGCCCAGGCCCGGATCCATCTGGCCGGGGCTCTTTGGCGGGCCTTTCAGCCCCGGCGGGCCCTGGAGGCCCTGGACCCCTTCCCCCCGCAGGCCCCTCCGGACCTCAAGCTCCTGGAGCGGAGCCTCAGGGCGGGCCTCCTCATGGACCTGGGGCGGCACGAGGAGGCAGAGGCCTGCCTGGGGGAGGCAGCGCAAGGCGACCTCGAGGCCCTGGCCCGGTTCCGCAGCACCCGCCTCCGCCTCCTCGTGGAGACGGGCCGCCTCAGGGAGGCCCTGGCCGAGGGGGAGGCGGCCTACCGGGAAGCCCCCCACCCCTGGCTTGCCGCGGCCCTCCTCACGGCCTGGGCCCTCAGGGGCAGGCTCCGCGAAGACCTCCTCCAGGAAGCCCTGAAGCACCCGGACGGGAAGGGCCTCGCCCTTCTGGCCCTAGCCCACCACCGCTTCTCCCGTGGGGAAAGCCCCGTACGCCTCCTGAAGGAGGCCCTAAAGGAGGCCCGGAAGCTCGCCAACCCCTACGTCTACCACCTGGCCCTCCTCTCCCTCGCCCTTTACCGCTTTGCCCACGCCCCAGTTAAGGCCCAGGCCCTGTCCCAGTACCTCCTCTACCAGACCCACCGCACCGGCTTCGCCGTCCATTTGGAGCTGGCCCGGCTCCTGAGGGCGCAGCTCCTCCTGGAGGCGGGGGAAAAGGTGGACCACCTCCTGGGATTCACCCCCTCGGTGCCCCTCACCCGCGGCTGGAGGGCGGCCTTGGTGGGGGAAGGGGGCGAGGAGGACCTGAGGGGATACGGTATCCTGGGAAGGTGGGTTCGCAGCTTCGGGGGTAGCCGGGGGAGAGTATGGATTCGCTTCAGGCCATAG
- a CDS encoding DEAD/DEAH box helicase, whose protein sequence is MLPEALRGFSSYREWLEAEEEFRGRIAFARTLPKRPPKAVPYQGAFAGVLAALGLTPFAHQAAALKEVEAGKNVVMAYSTAAGKSLVFQVPVLKAALEGATSLLLFPTKALAHDQLGRLKAMAEALGVGGVFPYDGDTQGALRRRAREEGLVLLSNPDMLHFGLLPRHGEWAPFLSRLRYLVLDELHAYRGVFGTHVALVLFRLLRLARHYGANPQVIAASATIKNPKEHAETLTGLPFVALAEEVSRSERELLVLLPKPLDRKGERRRSPLLEAAYLARALAEGGLKGLVFTNARKSAELVARYAAHPGVRPYRAGYTARDRRRLEEALRRGEVRVLVSTSALELGVDIGELDAVVLVGYPGSVAAFWQRAGRAGRGNRRALVVFIPREDPLDEYFLHRPDLLLQSPPEEAVADPENPVLCPLHLHAAAWELPLKREEVRCPEALKEFRERDGRLYTPKRRPHGEIALRGLGAAFTLRGPEGEVLGYLDERQAYWEAHPGAVYLHQGESYLVRNIDLKRREIWLLPALEDYYTEPRAETDLEVLSGEPVGHGVFVGRVVLRERVVGYVKKRFFTGSVLEEVPLLMPEISFPTEALWFHPPEVIPPHQVPGGIHALEHAMIGLLPLFVLAERQDLGGLSYPFYPRPLPSGTGPTLFIYDGYPGGVGYVRKAARRFPEWLRATLDLLQRCPCEEGCPRCVLSPKCGNGNQYLDKKAALLLAAGLAPSLPPRAVH, encoded by the coding sequence GTGCTGCCCGAGGCGCTTCGGGGCTTTTCCAGTTACCGCGAGTGGCTGGAAGCGGAGGAGGAGTTCCGGGGTCGGATCGCCTTCGCCCGCACCCTCCCGAAGAGGCCGCCCAAGGCCGTCCCCTACCAGGGAGCCTTCGCCGGGGTGCTGGCCGCCTTGGGCCTCACGCCCTTCGCCCACCAGGCGGCGGCCCTGAAGGAGGTGGAGGCCGGGAAGAACGTGGTTATGGCCTACTCCACGGCCGCGGGGAAGAGCCTGGTCTTCCAGGTCCCGGTGCTCAAGGCGGCCCTGGAGGGAGCCACGAGCCTCCTCCTCTTTCCCACCAAGGCCCTGGCCCACGACCAGCTCGGGCGGCTTAAGGCCATGGCCGAGGCCCTGGGGGTGGGGGGGGTCTTCCCCTACGACGGGGACACGCAAGGTGCCCTGAGGCGGAGGGCGAGGGAGGAAGGCCTCGTCCTCCTCTCCAACCCCGACATGCTTCACTTCGGCCTCCTCCCCCGGCACGGGGAGTGGGCTCCCTTCCTCTCCCGCCTGCGCTACCTTGTTTTAGACGAGCTTCACGCCTACCGCGGGGTCTTCGGCACCCACGTGGCCCTGGTGCTCTTCCGCCTCCTCCGCCTGGCCCGGCACTACGGGGCGAACCCCCAGGTGATCGCCGCGAGCGCCACCATCAAGAACCCCAAGGAGCACGCCGAGACCCTCACCGGCCTCCCCTTCGTGGCGCTTGCGGAGGAGGTGAGCCGCTCGGAGAGGGAGCTCCTCGTCCTCCTGCCCAAGCCCTTGGACCGGAAGGGGGAGAGGCGGCGGAGCCCCCTCCTCGAGGCCGCCTACCTGGCCAGGGCCCTGGCGGAGGGAGGCCTTAAGGGGCTCGTCTTCACCAACGCCCGCAAAAGCGCTGAGCTCGTCGCCCGGTACGCGGCCCACCCCGGGGTGCGCCCCTACCGGGCGGGCTACACCGCCCGGGACCGGCGGCGCCTCGAGGAGGCCCTGAGGCGGGGCGAGGTGCGGGTCCTGGTCTCCACCAGCGCCCTAGAGCTGGGGGTGGACATCGGGGAGCTGGACGCGGTGGTCCTGGTGGGCTACCCCGGCTCCGTGGCCGCCTTCTGGCAGCGGGCGGGGAGGGCGGGAAGGGGAAACAGGCGGGCTTTGGTGGTCTTCATCCCCCGGGAGGACCCCCTGGACGAGTACTTCCTCCACCGCCCCGACCTCCTCCTCCAAAGCCCCCCGGAGGAGGCGGTGGCGGACCCGGAAAACCCCGTCCTCTGCCCCCTGCACCTCCACGCGGCCGCCTGGGAACTGCCCCTAAAACGGGAGGAGGTGCGCTGCCCGGAGGCCCTCAAGGAATTCAGGGAAAGGGACGGGCGCCTCTACACCCCAAAGCGCCGCCCCCACGGGGAGATCGCCTTAAGGGGCCTGGGGGCGGCCTTCACCCTGAGGGGCCCCGAAGGGGAGGTGCTGGGCTACCTGGACGAGCGGCAGGCCTACTGGGAGGCCCACCCCGGGGCGGTCTACCTGCACCAGGGGGAAAGCTACCTGGTCCGGAACATTGACCTTAAGAGGCGGGAGATCTGGCTCCTGCCGGCCCTCGAGGACTACTACACCGAGCCCCGGGCCGAGACCGACCTGGAGGTCCTCTCGGGGGAGCCCGTGGGCCACGGGGTCTTCGTGGGGCGGGTGGTCCTGAGGGAGCGGGTGGTGGGCTACGTGAAGAAGCGCTTCTTCACGGGGAGCGTTCTGGAAGAGGTGCCCCTTCTCATGCCCGAGATCTCCTTCCCCACCGAGGCCCTGTGGTTCCACCCCCCCGAGGTGATCCCCCCCCACCAGGTCCCCGGGGGGATCCATGCCCTGGAGCACGCCATGATCGGCCTCCTGCCCCTCTTCGTTCTGGCGGAGCGGCAGGACCTCGGGGGACTCTCCTACCCCTTCTACCCCAGACCCTTGCCCTCGGGCACGGGCCCCACCCTCTTCATCTACGACGGCTACCCCGGGGGCGTGGGCTACGTGCGGAAGGCCGCCCGGCGCTTCCCCGAGTGGCTCAGGGCTACACTGGATTTACTCCAGAGGTGCCCCTGCGAGGAGGGCTGCCCTCGGTGCGTCCTCTCCCCCAAGTGCGGCAACGGCAACCAGTACCTGGACAAGAAGGCCGCCCTGCTCCTCGCCGCCGGCCTCGCCCCCTCCCTTCCCCCCCGGGCGGTGCATTAA
- a CDS encoding GNAT family N-acetyltransferase codes for MSTLRPARPEDLPAIARLSHRTLLLGREGHGVFPSQELWGELFVAPYLRQGCCSFVAEAEGEVVGYILGACATLPLALDLALHLPLLLLRLLLGGYGPRLPHLRYLLRLLLYPGPKAPRRLYPAHLHIAVDPKAQGQGLGKALLVAFLECLRARGVPGVQLSTTRANRAARELYRSLGFRLHAKRASPFWAPYRGRPAIHEVWVKELGGVGEGALKERASRRCRWP; via the coding sequence GTGTCCACCCTGCGCCCGGCCCGCCCGGAGGACCTTCCCGCCATCGCCCGCCTTTCCCACCGGACCCTCCTCCTGGGGAGGGAAGGGCATGGGGTCTTCCCCAGCCAGGAGCTCTGGGGGGAGCTCTTCGTAGCCCCCTACCTGCGCCAAGGATGCTGTTCCTTTGTGGCGGAGGCGGAGGGAGAGGTGGTGGGCTACATCCTGGGCGCCTGCGCCACCCTGCCCCTGGCCCTGGACCTCGCCCTCCACCTCCCCCTCCTTCTCCTTCGCCTCCTCCTGGGAGGCTATGGGCCCCGCCTCCCCCACCTCCGCTACCTCCTCCGCCTCCTCCTCTACCCGGGGCCTAAGGCGCCCCGGAGGCTTTACCCCGCCCACCTCCACATCGCCGTGGACCCCAAGGCGCAGGGCCAAGGCCTGGGCAAAGCCCTGCTCGTTGCCTTCCTGGAGTGCCTGAGGGCGCGGGGCGTTCCCGGGGTACAGCTTTCCACCACCCGCGCCAACCGGGCCGCCCGGGAGCTTTACCGCAGCCTGGGGTTCCGCCTCCATGCCAAGCGGGCGAGCCCCTTCTGGGCGCCCTACCGGGGCCGCCCGGCGATCCACGAGGTGTGGGTAAAGGAGTTGGGAGGCGTGGGGGAGGGGGCCCTTAAGGAGCGAGCTTCACGGCGGTGCCGCTGGCCGTGA
- a CDS encoding PIG-L deacetylase family protein, which yields MRRLAPWQWLALLLLLYVGAAEALRLWLGLVWAERLALLLAALGVWAFINGRFLFASYHALLASARVRRLPPLPEPASGEHLLVLAPHPDDEVLVAAGLMRRVHQRGGRVSVVYLTSGDAFDLAAGSPLPSREALRRLALRRMVEAWRGLEALGLPRTAALFLGFPDQGLFPLFTTHYYLAYESPSTGLKAVAYPGCYRPGLPYTGKALEATLVELFQGLKPTRILLPSPLDAHRDHQATAYFGMRAAAFLGLEDRLEYYVVHGGYQYPLPKGLHPRLPLYPPPRGRGLPWRRFALTEEEVRLKERAIRAHRSQMRLLSRFLLAFVRQNELYSPLPVPAKEALAAEEEGWAVPEGREVL from the coding sequence GTGCGCCGCCTGGCTCCCTGGCAGTGGCTTGCCTTGCTCCTCCTCCTCTACGTGGGGGCGGCGGAGGCCCTGAGGCTTTGGCTTGGGCTCGTCTGGGCCGAGCGCCTTGCCCTCCTCCTGGCGGCCCTTGGGGTGTGGGCCTTCATCAACGGGCGCTTCCTCTTCGCCTCCTACCACGCCCTCTTGGCCTCGGCCCGCGTGCGCCGCCTTCCCCCCCTGCCTGAGCCCGCTTCTGGGGAACACCTCCTCGTGCTCGCCCCCCACCCCGACGACGAGGTCCTGGTGGCCGCGGGGCTCATGCGCCGGGTCCACCAGCGGGGAGGGCGGGTCAGCGTGGTCTACCTCACCTCGGGGGACGCCTTTGATCTGGCGGCGGGGAGCCCCTTGCCCTCCAGGGAGGCCCTCCGCCGCTTGGCCCTGAGGCGCATGGTGGAGGCCTGGCGGGGCCTGGAGGCCCTGGGCCTTCCCCGTACCGCGGCCTTGTTCCTGGGCTTTCCCGACCAGGGGCTTTTTCCCCTCTTCACCACCCACTACTACCTGGCCTACGAAAGCCCCTCCACGGGCCTCAAGGCCGTGGCCTACCCCGGGTGCTACCGGCCGGGCCTCCCCTACACGGGAAAGGCCCTCGAGGCCACCCTGGTGGAGCTCTTCCAGGGGCTGAAGCCCACCCGCATCCTCCTCCCGAGCCCCCTGGACGCTCACCGGGACCACCAGGCCACCGCCTACTTCGGCATGCGGGCGGCGGCCTTTCTGGGCCTGGAGGATCGCCTGGAGTACTACGTGGTCCACGGGGGCTACCAGTACCCCCTCCCCAAGGGCCTCCACCCCCGGCTTCCCCTCTACCCTCCGCCCCGGGGGCGGGGGCTTCCCTGGCGGCGGTTTGCCCTCACCGAGGAGGAGGTGCGCCTGAAGGAGCGGGCCATCCGCGCCCACAGGAGCCAGATGCGCCTCCTCTCCCGCTTCCTCCTCGCTTTTGTGCGCCAGAACGAGCTCTATAGCCCTCTCCCCGTCCCCGCCAAGGAGGCCCTAGCCGCGGAGGAGGAGGGGTGGGCCGTCCCCGAGGGGCGGGAGGTCCTCTAG